A stretch of DNA from Roseovarius faecimaris:
GCTCAGGAAGGTCTCCTGATCGGGGAATTTGCGAATAGACTCGACAAGGTACTGATAGCTGTCCTTGTCGCCTGCAATCGCCTGCCCCATGCGTGGAATGATGTTGAAACTGTAAAGGTCATACACCTTCTGCATCAGCTCATTCGGGATCTGGGAGAACTCAAGCACCATCAGCCGTCCGCCGGGCTTCAGCACCCGAAACGCCTCGTTCAGGGCCTCCTGCGGGCGGGTCACATTCCGGATGCCAAAGCTGATCGTGTAAACATCGAACGTGTTATCTTCAAACGGCAGTGCCATCGCGTCGCCAACGATCCAGTCCAGACTGTCCGACAGGCTCTCCGCCTCGGCCCGCTTGCGCCCTTCGATCAGCATCGGCTCGGTCAGATCCAGCACCGTCGCATGCCCCGCGCCCGCGCGCTCCAGAAACCGGAACGAGATGTCCCCCGTGCCCCCCGCCACATCCAGCAGCTTCTGCCCCGGACGCGGCGCCAGCCAGTCCATCATCGCATCCTTCCAGATCCGGTGAATGCCCAGGCTCATGGCGTCGTTCATCACGTCATATTTCGATGCCACCGAGCCAAACACGCCCTTCACCCGCCCGGCCTTTTCCGACTCAGGGACCGTCTCAAATCCGAAATGGGTGGTTTTCTCGCTCATATTCCGCTCACTGGCCTTGCCGATCATGATCTCTGACCTTCTTATAGGGCGCTGATGGGGGGATACAATGCGCCCCTTTAGTCGCAGAAGGACCCTCAATGCCCGAACTCCCCGAGGTTGAAACCGTCCGCCGTGGCCTGGCCCCGGTGATGGAGGGGCAGGTGATCGCCCGGGCGGACGTCAATCGCCCGGACCTGCGCTGGCCCTTTCCGCCGCATATGGCCGCGCGGTTGGCCGGGCAGCGCGTGCTGGGCCTGCGGCGGCGCTCCAAATACATCCTGGCCGATCTCAGCTCGGGCGAGACGCTGCTTATTCATCTGGGCATGTCCGGGCGGATGCTGATCTCGGGCGACCCGCTGGGCCGGTTCGTGCATGACCACCCCGCACCAGAGAAGCATGACCATGTCGTCCTGCATATGGAGACCGGCGCGCGCATCACCTTCAACGACCCCCGCCGCTTTGGCGCGATGGACCTGATGCCGACCGCCACCGCCGAGGCGCACCCGCTCCTCGCCAAGCTTGGGCCGGAACCCCTGGGAAACAGCTTCAGCGAACCCTACCTGACCGCCGCCCTGAGGGGCAAAAACACCCCCATCAAATCCGCGCTGCTGGATCAGCGAATCGTCGCGGGACTGGGCAATATCTATGTCTGTGAGGCGCTCTTCCGGGCCCGCATCTCTCCCCGCCGCCGTGCCGGGCAGATTTCCGCCTCGCGCGTCGCCGCCCTTGTGCCCATCATCCGCGACGTGATTGCCGAGGCGATCGATGCAGGCGGGTCGTCCTTGCGCGATTTCCGCCAAACCGATGGAGAGCTTGGATATTTCCAGCACCGCTTCGATGTCTATGACCGCGAGGGC
This window harbors:
- the mutM gene encoding bifunctional DNA-formamidopyrimidine glycosylase/DNA-(apurinic or apyrimidinic site) lyase; its protein translation is MPELPEVETVRRGLAPVMEGQVIARADVNRPDLRWPFPPHMAARLAGQRVLGLRRRSKYILADLSSGETLLIHLGMSGRMLISGDPLGRFVHDHPAPEKHDHVVLHMETGARITFNDPRRFGAMDLMPTATAEAHPLLAKLGPEPLGNSFSEPYLTAALRGKNTPIKSALLDQRIVAGLGNIYVCEALFRARISPRRRAGQISASRVAALVPIIRDVIAEAIDAGGSSLRDFRQTDGELGYFQHRFDVYDREGQPCRHDGCAGTVRRIVQSGRSSFYCVKCQR
- the ubiE gene encoding bifunctional demethylmenaquinone methyltransferase/2-methoxy-6-polyprenyl-1,4-benzoquinol methylase UbiE; protein product: MSEKTTHFGFETVPESEKAGRVKGVFGSVASKYDVMNDAMSLGIHRIWKDAMMDWLAPRPGQKLLDVAGGTGDISFRFLERAGAGHATVLDLTEPMLIEGRKRAEAESLSDSLDWIVGDAMALPFEDNTFDVYTISFGIRNVTRPQEALNEAFRVLKPGGRLMVLEFSQIPNELMQKVYDLYSFNIIPRMGQAIAGDKDSYQYLVESIRKFPDQETFLSMVRQAGFENAKYRNLSMGIACLHSGWKI